In Xenopus tropicalis strain Nigerian chromosome 5, UCB_Xtro_10.0, whole genome shotgun sequence, one genomic interval encodes:
- the gemin6 gene encoding gem-associated protein 6 isoform X1: protein MRTRRFARCEEVPRDMTDWSNKSPLEWQDYLNKEVKVSADEKNDYQGWLVTVDPVSASIVLANFQEDQKTLIRVIMGHAVQEVQVVKGADEATKDRLAHLFTPRETTIPYSKEDLEKKKLSLKNWLEQNNIPVAVQGESHTVLCVAGVLTIDPPYGPENCSSANEIILSRVQGLLQGFLHNQGETMLHPH, encoded by the exons GAAGTACCAAGAGATATGACTGATTGGTCCAACAAAAGCCCACTGGAGTGGCAAGACTACTTAAACAAAGAAGTAAAGGTCTCTGCTGACGAAAAGAATGATTACCAGGGGTGGCTTGTAACAGTGGACCCAGTTTCTGCTAG CATTGTGCTGGCTAATTTCCAGGAAGACCAGAAAACATTAATCCGGGTGATCATGGGGCATGCAGTGCAGGAAGTACAAGTGGTGAAGGGAGCAGATGAGGCAACAAAAGACAGACTTGCTCATCTCTTTACCCCCAGAGAAACCACAATCCCCTACAGTAAAGAAGATTTGGAAAAAAAGAAACTAAGTTTAAAGAACTGGCTGGAGCAAAACAACATCCCTGTGGCTGTACAAGGGGAATCCCACACAGTGTTGTGCGTGGCTGGTGTATTAACAATTGACCCTCCATATGGGCCAGAGAACTGCAGTAGCGCTAATGAAATAATTTTGTCACGTGTTCAAGGACTTCTACAAGGTTTTCTACATAACCAGGGGGAAACCATGCTTCATCCACACTAG
- the gemin6 gene encoding gem-associated protein 6, which produces MTDWSNKSPLEWQDYLNKEVKVSADEKNDYQGWLVTVDPVSASIVLANFQEDQKTLIRVIMGHAVQEVQVVKGADEATKDRLAHLFTPRETTIPYSKEDLEKKKLSLKNWLEQNNIPVAVQGESHTVLCVAGVLTIDPPYGPENCSSANEIILSRVQGLLQGFLHNQGETMLHPH; this is translated from the exons ATGACTGATTGGTCCAACAAAAGCCCACTGGAGTGGCAAGACTACTTAAACAAAGAAGTAAAGGTCTCTGCTGACGAAAAGAATGATTACCAGGGGTGGCTTGTAACAGTGGACCCAGTTTCTGCTAG CATTGTGCTGGCTAATTTCCAGGAAGACCAGAAAACATTAATCCGGGTGATCATGGGGCATGCAGTGCAGGAAGTACAAGTGGTGAAGGGAGCAGATGAGGCAACAAAAGACAGACTTGCTCATCTCTTTACCCCCAGAGAAACCACAATCCCCTACAGTAAAGAAGATTTGGAAAAAAAGAAACTAAGTTTAAAGAACTGGCTGGAGCAAAACAACATCCCTGTGGCTGTACAAGGGGAATCCCACACAGTGTTGTGCGTGGCTGGTGTATTAACAATTGACCCTCCATATGGGCCAGAGAACTGCAGTAGCGCTAATGAAATAATTTTGTCACGTGTTCAAGGACTTCTACAAGGTTTTCTACATAACCAGGGGGAAACCATGCTTCATCCACACTAG